CCCGCGCAGGCGGGCAGTCCGCCGATCTCCTCGGTCACATACTGCGGCGCCCAGACACACTCCGCGACCTCAGGCCCGTCGTCGGTAGGCACCAGCACCTTGTCCCCCACCCGAGGCCGAAACTCACCCGGATCAAGGTAGTAAAGCCGCCCATACCGCTCGAACGACACCGCCATCACCATACCCACCGCGCCAGCCTACTTCCACGCGTCACCCCTGTCCCCAACCCAGCACATCAAGCCGACGGCTGGGGCTACCGACGGCAGAGGTTGGAGCAGGCCCACCGTGCCTGCTGCCAGGCGTTGGCCCTGTGCGCAGCCCAGCTCAGCAAGCCGGTGGCCGAGGCTACCGATGGAGGCGGTGGGAGCATGCCCACCGCGCCCACTTCCACGCGTGACCCCTGCCCGCAACCCAGCGCAGCGGCGCGGCAGGCCAGCTGTACTTGGTCGACACCGCCCCGCCCATTTCGGTGGTTCACCTTCTAATTTGCCTGTTCGCCAGGCGCGTGCGGGCGGTGAACGGGCGATTTGGAAGGTGAACCGCTGAAATGGGGTTGGGTCGTGGTGGGGTGGGTGTTGCTGGGGTGGGAACGCAACGTCCGCAGATTAGCGGTGGCTGTTTTTTACTGTGGTGGTGAGGGGGTTTTGGTTGGGGCCGTAGGCGGCGCAGATGGCTAGGCGGTCGGTGCGGGCCCACTGGGACTTGGTGGGGGTCCAGTAGGAGATCTCCAGCTCGGACTCCGCGACGGACTTGCCGACGTACGAAGCGAAGAGTGGGCCGCAGGCGCGTTCGGTGGCTTGGTCGACGCCCTTCTCGCCGGGCCAGTCGCCGGCGGGGAGATCCGGGCGCGCGAACACCTCACCGTCGTGAGACCCGTCGCACGGCTGGCGGATCACCTCGGAGTCCTGGCCCGACTCGTCGAAGCATTCGCCGATGACCAGGTCGTCGACCGACGTGGTGGGGCTGTTCGAGTACGACGAGACCGGCTGACCCGAACCGTAGTCCTCATCCGCCGACGAACCGAGCGCGATCACCAAGGTGAACAGCAGCACGTACCCGATCGTCACCAGAGAACCGATCACCAGGCCCGCGATCGCCATGCCCTTGCCGGCCTGACCGGTGCGCTTGATCTGGACCAGGGCCGCGATTCCGAGCGCGACACCGACCGGCGCGGACAGGCCGATGAAGATGCCGCCGATCCCGGTCGCCAGCGCGGCGGTCGCGAGACCGTTGGTGGACGCGGTGGAGCCGGGGTAACCGTAGCCGTACCCGTACGGCGCGGGCGCTTGCCCGTACGCCTGCGGGTACTGCCCCTGCCCGTAACCGGCCCCGTACGGCGGCTGCTGCCCCGGCGCCGCCCCGTAAGCCGACTGCGACCCGTACGGCGACTGCCCATAGGACGGTTGCCCAGCGGACGGTTGCCCGTACGACGGCGGCGCCTGTCCCGGCGCAACCCAAGGCGCCGACCCGGCCGGAGGCGGTTGGTGCGGCTGCGGCTGCTGTGACTGTGGTTGGGCGTACGTCGGGAACGCGCGGGTCGGTTCCGGCGGGCTGTCTTGTGGACGGTCCTGTGGGCGTTCATGTGCTGGCTCGTACGGTGGCTGACTCACGTTTCCCCCAGTGCTTCCCGCGGGTCTACCGCTGCGATCCGCGCATCGTACCGGTCAGCCGGGTTCCCGGCATGCCGACCAGGCACAGTACGTTGCCGTCAGCAACAGCACGATTTTCCAGTACGACGTAGTACATGTCCAGCTCGGACCGCTCGTACGGCTTGCCGACGAAGTCCACGAACGCCCCGGCGCACTGCTGCGTCGCCACCGCCGCGGTCTGGGCGGTCGGCAGCCCGGCCAGCGCGGCCGGCACCTTCGCGTACGCCTCGCCGCTGTGTGCCCCGGCGCAATCCGCGATCCGGACCAGCTGCAGCGAGGACGCGTCCAGATCGGCGTCGAAACAGCGGCCGACCTCGACCTTCGAGATCGGGACGGTGCGGCCGATTCCGGCCCGTTGCTCGCCGATCAGGTTCATCGTGACGGCGACGCCGATCGCGATCACCCAGCACAGCGACAGCAGCAGCGCCGCCTGCGCGAGCCGTTTCCCCTGGCTGCCGGTGCGTTTGATCCGGCGCAGCGCGAGCAGGCCGAGGACGACCGCGAGCGGTACCAGGCCGGGCAGGCTGGTCGCGAGCGCCGCCACCGCGTACCCGTCCGGTTTCCGCTTCGGCTCCGGGACGCCCTCCAGCCAGGACTCAGCCGACGGCAACGACGGCCGCGCGGGCTGGATCGGGGAGGTGTTCATCGGCGTCCGTTCGGAACTGTGGCACCGAGCGGTTCACTTCGCCCGGACACTCAGTCATCGGACCTGCCGGTCTCGGTGTTACACCGCCCGCCTGCCGCCGTGACACAGGCCTCACGAGACCTTCTCAGCGGACGCTCAGCGAGCCGGCCGGCGCGGGATGCTGAAACCGTCGCTGCTGCCCTCGAACAGCCCGACCGTCATCGCCTCGAGCGCGATCAGCGGCGCGACGTTCGCCTCGATCGCCTCCCGGCAGGTGGCGATCGCGTCGATCCGGCGGATCGTCTGCTCGGGCGTCGTACAAGCGCCGAGCTGCTCGATCTGCTGCCCCAGCTCGGCGTTGATCAGCTCGCTGCCGGAGCGTGTCTGGACCACCAGCACGTCCCGGTACAGCGCCATCAGGTCGACCAGCGAGCGGTCCAGCACGTCGCGCTCCCAGCGCTTGGCGCGGGCCTTCTGCTGGTCCTCCAGCTCCTTCAGCGCCGCGTTCGCCTCCCGGGGCTTGGCGCCTTTCGTACCGACCCCGAGCGCCTGTTCGAGCGCGGACCGTTCCTTCTCGTCGACCTTCTCCGCGCTGGCCTTGGCCTCCACCTTGGCGGCTTCGAGCAGTTGCTGCGCGGCTTTCAGGCAGGCACCGAGGTCACGCAGCGTGAACGGAACCTCCAGTACGTTGCTGCGCCGCTCCCGAACCGCCTCGTCCCGGGCCAGCGCCCGTGCCCGGCCGATGTGACCCTGGGCCGCCCGCGCCGCGAACCAGGCCAGCTCCTGATCCACTTCGAGCTTGCGGCCGAGCATCTCCGCGACGGCCGCGACCGGCGGCGTACGCAGCACCAGCAGCCGGCATCGGGACCGGATCGTCGGTACGACGTCCTCGACCGTCGGCGCGCACAGCACCCAGACGGTACGCGGCGCGGGCTCCTCGATGCTCTTCAGCAGCGCGTCGGCGGCCTGCTCGGTAAGGCGGTCCGCGTCCTCGACCACCATCACCTGCCAACGGCCCTGGGTCGGGCTCATCGCGGCCCGGCGGACCAGCTCGCGGACCTCGCTGACCCGGATCGACAGCAGCTCGGTCCGGATCAGGGAGATGTCGGGGTGGGCGCCGGTGAGCGCCGTACGGCACTCGTTGCACTCGCCGCAGCCCTCGTTCGGGCACTGCAGCGCCGCCGCGAACGCACGCCCCGCGTTCGACCGGCCGGACCCGGGCGGCCCGGTGATCAGCCACGCATGCGTCATCCCGGCGACCGCCGGCCCACTCTCCCCACGCAACACCGCCGCGGCACCCCCGACAGCCTTCCGCAGCACGGCAACCGCCGGCTCCTGGCCGACCAGGTCGTCCCAAACACTCATAGGTCCACCTTGGGCAGTAGCGGTTCGAGTCTGGCGCGGATCTGTTTGGCGATGTCTTCGCGGTCCTGTGTCGCGTCGACCACCAGGTAGTGCTGCGGCTCGGCGGCGGCCAGTTCGAGGAAGGCGTGCCGGACCCGCTCGTGGAAGTCGTCGGACTGCGCCTCGATCCGGTCCCGCTCGGTGAACCGGCCGAGACCGCGCTTCGGCGGCAGGTCAAGCAGGACGGTCAGGTTCGGCCTGAGGTCGTCAGTGGCCCAGCGGTTCACCCGCTCGACGTCGGACAGGTCGAGATCCCGGCCGGACCCCTGGTACGCCAGCGCGGAGTCGACGTACCGGTCGGTGATGACGACCGCACCGGCTTTCAAGGCGGGTTTGATCACCGAATCGACGTGCTCGGCCTTGTCCGCCGCATAGAGCAGCGCCTCCGCGCGGTGCGAGATGTCGCCGGTGGCCGGGTCCAGGACGATCTGCCGCAGGGTCTTGCCGAGCTCGGTCGCACCGGGCTCGCGGGTCAGCAGCACTTGCTGGCCCCGCTCTTCCAGCCACTGGACCAGCAGGGCGGACTGCGTCGACTTCCCGGCGCCCTCGCCGCCTTCGAGCGCGATGAACAACCCGGTCGTCGGGTAGTCGCCCCGGGTCTTGCCGAAACTGCGCCGCACGTCCCGCCAGAACGGAACGCCCGGCCGGTCGTCCATCTGCCGCCAGGCGAGCAGCCCGATCACCCCGGCCAGGATCGCGGCCGCCAGCATCGTCATCGAGGCACCGTTGTACGTCGCCGAGTGCCCGCCGATGGTCCAGGTGTGCCGCCCGATCGCGCCGGCGGCGAACGGCGCGATCGCCAGCGTGATCGCGAGTACGGTCCGGACCGCCGACTGGACGAAGGCGAACGTCCGCCCACGGACCGCGTCCGGCACCTCCAACCCGAGCAGCGTGTACCCGGAGACCCACGACGCGCCGGCGCAGAAGCCGAGCAGGATCGCGATCATGGTGGCGATCTCGAGCTGCTGGATCAACGCCAGCCCGGTCAGGCAGATGCCGGAACCGACCAGGCCGGCCGCGAACAGCCGGCGCCGGGACAGCCCGGAGAAAATCCGCGGGCCGAAGCCCATCCCGAGCGCGAGCCCACCGAACACGGCGCCGAACAACAGACCGTACCCGGGATCGCCGGCGCCGAGATCCTCGACGTACGTGCGGCCGAGACCGATCACGACCGCGCCGGCCGCGAAGGCTCCGGAGATGCCGACGACCAGGCCGCGGACCACCGGCGTACCGGTGACGTACGACCAGCCTTCGACCATCGTCCGCCACAGCGTCGGGTGGTCCTCGTGGTCGTGCACCGCGCGGCCGATCTCGGCGACGGAGACGATCGCGAAGGCCGAGATCGCAAAGGTGGCGGCGTTCACGTACACGGCCAGGTCGATGGAGAAGTTGCCGGCCCAGCGGGTGACCAGGGTGATCGCGGTGAAGATCGCGGCCGCCGGAAGCGCGGAACCGTACGTGGTGATCAGGCTCAGCTGGTTGGCCGCCTCGAGCCGGTGCCGGGGCACCAGGTTCGGCACGCTGGCGTCCTTGGCCGGGCCCCAGATCAGGCTGACGATCTCGATCAGTACGGTCGCGATCAGCAGCCAGGTCAGCGTCCCGACCAGCGGGATCGTGACGAAGAACGCGGCCCGGACCAGGTCGCCGACGATCATCGTCGCCCGCCGGTCCAGCCGGTCCGCGACCCAGCCGGCCACCGGCCCCATCACCAGCGCCGGCAGCACCCGGAGGAACAGCACGCCGCCGATCGCGAAGTTCGCCAGCTGGTAGTTGTCGCCGGCGAACGACTTCGCCATCGCGGTCAGCGCCAGCAGACCGATCCAGTCACCCAGGCTGGACAGGCCGAAGCCGATCCACAGCCGCCGGAACGCCCGGATGCGCAACACCGCGCGCACGTCGTGCGACGGTGCAGGATCGGTCAACGGGTCATAGGCCTCCGGCACGCCTAAAGCCTAGTAGGCCGCGTGGACAGCCTGAGTCAGCGCGTCCAGTGCCGCCTTCAGCTCGGTCGGGGCCGGGAAGCCGAAGCCGAGGCGGAAGACGCGCGGCTCGTCCCCGAACCAGTCGCCATCGGCGAGCCGTACGCCCAGCTCAGCCGTCGTACGCCGGAACCGTGCGAGGTCCACATCCGGCTTCAAGCGGATCACGCACAACGCGCCGGCGTCGGGGCGTACCCACTCCACCGACTGGTTGTTCCGCACCCAGTCCGCGGTGATCTGCAGGTTCTCCTCCAGCCAGGACCTCCGGTGCGCCAAGATCGTGTCCTCCTGCTCGAACAGCCGAACCGCCAGCGCCTCGCAGACCGGGGACGCGGACACGACGGTATTGAACTTGGCCGTCACCAGTTGCTCCACCAGCTTGTCGTCGGTGCTGACTACCCATCCGATGCGCAATCCGGCCGCTCCATGGCACTTCGACAACGACGCCACCGATATGACCTTCAGGCCGAGGCTCACTGCTGTGTCCGCGACCGGATCGTCGCCGTACGTCGCGCTGCGGTAGGTCTCGTCTACCAAGAGGTAGGCGTCCGGACAGATCTCCGTCATCGCTGCGACCACCTCCTGCAGGACAGTGCGCGGGATGGCGGTGCCGGACGGGTTCTGCGGTGTTGCCAGGCTGACCAGCTTGGTGTCGGGCGTGAGCTTGGCGCGTACCGCGTCGGCTGTGAGCTGGTACGCGTCGTCGAACGTCAGCGGGATCACTTGCACGTCCGCGCCCAGCGACTCGTACGTGGTGCGGGTCATCGGGAAGAGCGGTGCGGTCGTGACGACCTGTCCGCCGGCGTCCGCGAGAAGGTAGGAGAGCAGGAAGATGCCGTGCATTCCGCCGACCGTGACGACGACCTGGTCCGGGCGTACGCCGTGGCGGTCGGCGATCGCGGTACGCAACCGGGCGTCGCCGTCGGCCGTACCGTAACCGAGCTCTAGGTCCGCCAGCTCCGGCGTCAGCAGGTCCGCGAGCCGGAGGTCCGGGCCGTAGCTCTCGCCCAGGTCGTGCTGAACGTGCTCAGCGGTCAGGGACATGATCTGGTGACGCGGAAAAGTGGGCATACGGCCATGGTTCCGGCCGATCGGTGGTGTCTGCAGAGCCAATCGGGCAGAATTGGTTCGCAGATGAGACCAATCGAAGTGGTTGACCGATTGGGCCGCTGGTCCTCCGGCCGCGGCCCGCTGTACGTGCTGCTCGCGACGCGGCTCCGGCAACTCATCGACGACGGCGATCTCCCGCCTGGTGCAGTCCTACCGCCAGACCGTGCACTGGCCGGCGCACTGGCAGTCGGGCGTACCACGGTGGTCGCCGCGTACGACCTGCTCCGTGCTGAAGGGCGCATCACCCGCCGGCAGGGCAGTGGTACGCGAGTGGCCGGCGTACCGTCCGGAGCGCAGGTACTGGATGCACCGGTCGACCCCCTGTTCCTGGATTCACTGGAAGCACGTGACGACGACGTACTGCTCGCCATCTGCGCGGCTCCAGGCGATCCACCAAAGGAGTTGGCCGAGGCGTACGTACGGATCGCCCCGGAGCTCGCTGCACTTGAAGACGACATCGGCTACTACCCGTACGGGCATCCGGCTTTGCGGCAGGCACTGGCTGATCGCTACACGGCCCGTGGCGTGGCTACGCGTGTAGAGCAAGTCATGGTGACCAACGGGGGTCAGCAAGCGTTGTCGTTGCTCGCACATGCGTTGGTGTCGCCGGGAGATCGGGTGCTGGTGGAGGCGCCGACGTACCCGGGTGCGCTGGAGGCGTTCCGGGAGCAGGGAGCCGTGCTGCATGGACTACCGGTCGGGCTGGAAGGCATCGAGGCGGCCGTCCGGGAGCGGCGTCCCGCGGTTGCCTATGTCGTTCCGACGTACCACAACCCCACTGGGGCGGTGATGTCCGCGCTTACGCGGCAGCGGCTGGCTGGTGTGGGTGTTCCGGTGATCGAGGACGAGGTACCGGCGGACCTGGGGTTCCCTGGTGAGACACAGCCTGCACCGGTGGCGGCGTACAGCGACTCGGTTGTTTCCATCGGTTCACTCAGTAAGAGCGTGTGGGGTGGTCTGCGGATCGGGTGGATACGTGCTGCGGCGCCTCTGATCAACCGTGTGGCCCGGCTGCGCGCCGTACACGACCTGGGCGGCAATGTCCCGTCGCAGCTCGCCGCAGTACACCTGCTGCCCTTGCTGGACGCGCCAGGCCTACACACCACCCTGAAGGCCCGCCACGACCACCTGCACGCCTTGCTCACCCAGTCACTCCCCAGTTGGCAGGTCCCAACCGTCACGGGCGGCCAGTGCCTGTGGGTACGCCTCCCGTACGGCGACGGCGCCTCCTTCGCCCAAACCGCCCTCCGCCACGGCCTAGCCGTCCTCCCCGGCACCGGCCTCGACGTCACCGGCGCCGGAACCCCCTACATCCGCCTACACTTCCGCGCCCAACCAACCGCCCTCACCGAAGCAGCCCACCGCCTAACCAAGGCCTGGACCACCTACCACCCACCCAGTCACCACCCCATCCCCCGCCCCACCATCGCCATCTGACTGGCAGCTGGCCGGTGAAGCGAGGGTTGGGTGGGGTGCGGCTAGTTGGTAAAGCGGAGGGTTAGGTGGGAGGGGGTGGTGGTTAGTTTGTCGCGGGTGGGGAGGGCAGGGCCGCAGGCGGCGGTGCCTACTCCGGTTTGGGCTATGTCTAGGGTGACGTGGGTGGTATCGCCGGGGACCAGGTCGGGGGTGTGCTTGGCGGACTCCAGGTCGTGGGTGGTCCAGTCGCGGACAGTCAGGCCGAACAGGTCGTCCACTGCTTCGATGCGGAGTGTGTCGAGCGTGGCCCAGCGGGTGTCGATGCGCTGACCGTTCTCCTGCGGACGGACGTACGGCGTCTGGAGCTCGGCGACAGTGGCTGTGTACTTCCCGACCGCGGCGGCCGCGCGTGTGTCTACGTACGCCTCGTTCGGGCCGGTGCCGAACCACTCGACCTGCTGCACCTTCGGGAGCTCGAACGTGATGCCCAGGCGGGGCAGCACCTCCGGGAACAACCCCTCGGGTACGAGGCTGAGCTGCAGGACCACGCCATCCTCTACAGCAGTCCAACGCCATGTACTGCGCAGACCCCACTGCAGCGCGGGCGGTGCGGTGCGGGTGACGACCTCCCATGCACCGTCGCGTTCGCCCTGCGAGACGATCCGGTGCTGTACGCGGTGCAACCCCTGCTCACGCCAGGCGGCCGCGACCCCAGGAATCGCGTCGTTGTCGATCGGCGCCCGCCACACGTCCAGCCGAACATTCGTCAACCCAGCAACAGAAATCCCAGCTGCGTCGGCAACACCACCAACCACCGCCTCACCAGAGGGAACCGTCGCGGTCGGGGTGGTTGGTTGGTCGAGGCGGATTTGGCCCCAGGCGATGCGGTGGCCGGCGGTCGCCCATGGGGTGGCGTCGGCCAGTTCGGCGGTGACCGTGAGCCAGGTTTCCGGGCGGCCCTCCGCGCGTAGCTTGTCGAGCTCCGGCGGGAGCTCGACAGACGTCGACGCACCCGGCGCGAGCACCGGCACGTTCAGCGGGGCGGTTCCGACCACCTCGCCCTCCACCTCGACCCGTGCCGTGAACACCAGGTGGCTCGTGTCCAGCACCTCGTAGTGGTTCGTCACCGTCACCCCATCGTTGCCGTCAGCAACGATACGGACCGGCTCGATCACCTTGACGAACTCGTGCATTCCCGGCGACGGCGTCCGGTCCGGGAACAGCAGCCCGTCGCAGACGAAGTTCCCGTCGTGGATCGGCTCGCCGAAGTCACCGCCGTACGCGTAGACCTCGCGCCCGTCGATCGTGGTCCGCAGACCGTGGTCGATGAACTCCCAGATGAAACCACCCTGGCAGCGCGGATACTTCTCGAACACCTCGCGGTAGTCCAGCAGCCCGCCCGGCCCGTTACCCATCGCATGCCCGTACTCGCACAGGATGTACGGCAGGTTCCGGTACTTCGTGGCGTCCGCGCCGATCTCCGCGCACTGCTCCGGCGACGCGTACATCCGCGAGTAGATGTCGACGAACTCCGCCTCGGTGTCGCGTTCGTAGTGCACCGGCCGGGACGGGTCGAGCTCCTTGACCAGGTCGTACATGGCCTTCAGGTTGTCGCCCATCCCGCACTCGTTGCCGAGCGACCAGATCACGATCGACGGGTGGTTCTTGTCCCGGTGTACGGTCCGGCGCATCCGGTTCACCAGGTCGTCGCGGAACCGCTCGTCCATCACCGGGTTCGGCAGTTTCGGCGGCTGCGGTTCGTACCCGAACCCGTGTGATTCCAGATCGCATTCGTCGATCACGTACAGGCCGTACTCGTCGCACAGTTCGAGGAAGTGCGGGTGCGGCGGGTAGTGGCTGGTGCGTACGGCGTTGATGCCGGCGCGCTTCATGATCAGTACGTCGTCGAGCATGTCCTGCTCGGTCACCGAGCGGCCGCGATCCGGGTGGAACTCGTGCCGGTTGACGCCGTTGAACAGCACCCGGTTGCCGTTCACGGTGAAGATCCCGTCGACGATCGCGACCGTACGGAACCCGATCCGCAACCGGACGTCACCACCGGCGGTACGCAGCACGGCGTCGTACAACCGCGGCACCTCGGCGCTCCACGGCTGCACGCCTTCGACCCGCACGTGCTCGCCGGTCGGCACCTCGAGGCCGAGCTCGGCCACCGAAACGGTCCCCGGTACGTCGGACTCGACCAGCAGCGTGCCCGCGCCGTCGACGTGGTCCCAGGCCGCCTTCACGAACACGTCGGTCGGCGCGTCCGGCCGGAGCGCGAGCAGGTTGACCTCGCGGAAGATCCCGGACAGCCACCACATGTCCTGGTCCTCGACATAGCTGCCGGCCGACCACTGGTGTACGCGGACCGCGATCCGTGCTTCGTTGCCGGGCGCAACCAGCGCGGTGAGGTCGAACTCCGACGCCAGCCGCGAACCGGATGACCAGCCGACCCACTCGCCGTTCACGTACACCGCGAACCGGGAGTCGACGCCCTCGAACCGGAGCACGATCTTGGCGCCCGCGAAGTCGGCCGGAACGCTCACGGTCCGGACGTAGTCACCGGTCGGGTTGTCGGTCGGCACGTACGGCGGTTCGAGCGGGAACGGGTAGACCACGTTCGTGTACGCCGGCTTGCCGTACCCGCTGAGCTGCCAGTGGCCCGGGACGGTGATGGTGTCCCAGCCGGTGGTGTCCGGGTCGGTCAGGTCGTCCGGCGCGGCCGCGACCGTCGGCGACAGCCGGAAGCTCCACTCCCCGCCGAGCGGCACCCGCCGGGCGTCGTCATCCAGCCAGGAACGTGGGGGCAGCACGTTGGCCCCGGACCCAAAGTCCTCAACGTAATCGCTCACGAGAGCCGAGCCTACGGCCAACCTGTTCACAACTCCACACCTATCAACAGATATGGACAACAATCGCTCAGCTGCTCACCCGGAACAACCAGGCGGGAGCGGGTTACGGCTGGCAGTCCTTGCAGATGCCGACCAGGGCTACCTGTTCCGGGGCGAGGTGGAAGCCGAGGTCGCGGGCGAGTTTCTTGCGAGCCGACTCGAGGGTGTCGCCCGGCGCGTCGTACACGGTGCCGCACTCGGAGCAGCGCAGGTGCAGATGCCGCGGCGCCAGGTCCCCGGCCAGGTGGTACGTCGTCCCGGCCCGGCCCAGGTGCACGTGCGTGACCAGGCCGAACTCCCCCAGCGCATCCAGCGCCCGGTACACCGTCGCCCGATGAATCCCGGGCCGCAACTGCTCGGCCCGTTCACCGATCTGCTCGGCACTGAGATGTTCCTCGGTTCCGGCGAGCACCTCGACCACCGCGAGCCGAGCGGGTGTGACCCGCTCGCCCCGATCCCGCAGCCGCTGCGCGCTGACCTCAACAGCACTCGTCATCCGCGCTCCTTCGGTACGTCCCCGTGCACTTTGAAACCAGGCCCAGACGCCGGCTCAGGACTTCTTCGTCGCGCTCTTCTTGGCAGTCGTCTTCTTCGCGGTCGTCTTCTTCGCCGCCGTGGTCTTCTTGGCAGCCGTCTTCTTGGCCGCGGTCTTCTTCGCGGCCGTCTTCTTGGCGGCGGTCTTCTTGGCCGGTCGCTTCACCGGCCCGCGGGCGCGCTTCTCCGCCAGCAGCTCGGCCGCCCGCAGCAAGGAGATGGTGTCGACCGAGTCGTCCTTGCGGAGCGTCGCGTTCGTCTCCCCGTCGGTGACGTACGGACCGAAGCGGCCCTCCTTCACCACCACCGGCTTCTTCGACTCCGGGTCCTCGCCCAGCTCCTTCAGCGGCGGCGCGGCTGCCCGGCGACCACGCTGCTTCGGCTCCGAGTAGATCTTCAGCGCCTCTTCGAGGGTGATGTCGAACATCTGCTCCTCGGAGGACAGCGACCGCGAGTCCGTACCCTTCTTCAGGTACGGCCCGTAGCGCCCGTTCTGCGCGGTGATCTCGTCGCCGCTCTCCGGGTCCTTCCCGACGACCCGCGGCAGCGACAGCAGCTTCATCGCGTCGTC
The genomic region above belongs to Kribbella solani and contains:
- a CDS encoding DUF4190 domain-containing protein; this translates as MSQPPYEPAHERPQDRPQDSPPEPTRAFPTYAQPQSQQPQPHQPPPAGSAPWVAPGQAPPSYGQPSAGQPSYGQSPYGSQSAYGAAPGQQPPYGAGYGQGQYPQAYGQAPAPYGYGYGYPGSTASTNGLATAALATGIGGIFIGLSAPVGVALGIAALVQIKRTGQAGKGMAIAGLVIGSLVTIGYVLLFTLVIALGSSADEDYGSGQPVSSYSNSPTTSVDDLVIGECFDESGQDSEVIRQPCDGSHDGEVFARPDLPAGDWPGEKGVDQATERACGPLFASYVGKSVAESELEISYWTPTKSQWARTDRLAICAAYGPNQNPLTTTVKNSHR
- the tmk gene encoding dTMP kinase; amino-acid sequence: MPEAYDPLTDPAPSHDVRAVLRIRAFRRLWIGFGLSSLGDWIGLLALTAMAKSFAGDNYQLANFAIGGVLFLRVLPALVMGPVAGWVADRLDRRATMIVGDLVRAAFFVTIPLVGTLTWLLIATVLIEIVSLIWGPAKDASVPNLVPRHRLEAANQLSLITTYGSALPAAAIFTAITLVTRWAGNFSIDLAVYVNAATFAISAFAIVSVAEIGRAVHDHEDHPTLWRTMVEGWSYVTGTPVVRGLVVGISGAFAAGAVVIGLGRTYVEDLGAGDPGYGLLFGAVFGGLALGMGFGPRIFSGLSRRRLFAAGLVGSGICLTGLALIQQLEIATMIAILLGFCAGASWVSGYTLLGLEVPDAVRGRTFAFVQSAVRTVLAITLAIAPFAAGAIGRHTWTIGGHSATYNGASMTMLAAAILAGVIGLLAWRQMDDRPGVPFWRDVRRSFGKTRGDYPTTGLFIALEGGEGAGKSTQSALLVQWLEERGQQVLLTREPGATELGKTLRQIVLDPATGDISHRAEALLYAADKAEHVDSVIKPALKAGAVVITDRYVDSALAYQGSGRDLDLSDVERVNRWATDDLRPNLTVLLDLPPKRGLGRFTERDRIEAQSDDFHERVRHAFLELAAAEPQHYLVVDATQDREDIAKQIRARLEPLLPKVDL
- a CDS encoding PLP-dependent aminotransferase family protein, with the translated sequence MRPIEVVDRLGRWSSGRGPLYVLLATRLRQLIDDGDLPPGAVLPPDRALAGALAVGRTTVVAAYDLLRAEGRITRRQGSGTRVAGVPSGAQVLDAPVDPLFLDSLEARDDDVLLAICAAPGDPPKELAEAYVRIAPELAALEDDIGYYPYGHPALRQALADRYTARGVATRVEQVMVTNGGQQALSLLAHALVSPGDRVLVEAPTYPGALEAFREQGAVLHGLPVGLEGIEAAVRERRPAVAYVVPTYHNPTGAVMSALTRQRLAGVGVPVIEDEVPADLGFPGETQPAPVAAYSDSVVSIGSLSKSVWGGLRIGWIRAAAPLINRVARLRAVHDLGGNVPSQLAAVHLLPLLDAPGLHTTLKARHDHLHALLTQSLPSWQVPTVTGGQCLWVRLPYGDGASFAQTALRHGLAVLPGTGLDVTGAGTPYIRLHFRAQPTALTEAAHRLTKAWTTYHPPSHHPIPRPTIAI
- a CDS encoding glycoside hydrolase family 2 TIM barrel-domain containing protein, with the translated sequence MSDYVEDFGSGANVLPPRSWLDDDARRVPLGGEWSFRLSPTVAAAPDDLTDPDTTGWDTITVPGHWQLSGYGKPAYTNVVYPFPLEPPYVPTDNPTGDYVRTVSVPADFAGAKIVLRFEGVDSRFAVYVNGEWVGWSSGSRLASEFDLTALVAPGNEARIAVRVHQWSAGSYVEDQDMWWLSGIFREVNLLALRPDAPTDVFVKAAWDHVDGAGTLLVESDVPGTVSVAELGLEVPTGEHVRVEGVQPWSAEVPRLYDAVLRTAGGDVRLRIGFRTVAIVDGIFTVNGNRVLFNGVNRHEFHPDRGRSVTEQDMLDDVLIMKRAGINAVRTSHYPPHPHFLELCDEYGLYVIDECDLESHGFGYEPQPPKLPNPVMDERFRDDLVNRMRRTVHRDKNHPSIVIWSLGNECGMGDNLKAMYDLVKELDPSRPVHYERDTEAEFVDIYSRMYASPEQCAEIGADATKYRNLPYILCEYGHAMGNGPGGLLDYREVFEKYPRCQGGFIWEFIDHGLRTTIDGREVYAYGGDFGEPIHDGNFVCDGLLFPDRTPSPGMHEFVKVIEPVRIVADGNDGVTVTNHYEVLDTSHLVFTARVEVEGEVVGTAPLNVPVLAPGASTSVELPPELDKLRAEGRPETWLTVTAELADATPWATAGHRIAWGQIRLDQPTTPTATVPSGEAVVGGVADAAGISVAGLTNVRLDVWRAPIDNDAIPGVAAAWREQGLHRVQHRIVSQGERDGAWEVVTRTAPPALQWGLRSTWRWTAVEDGVVLQLSLVPEGLFPEVLPRLGITFELPKVQQVEWFGTGPNEAYVDTRAAAAVGKYTATVAELQTPYVRPQENGQRIDTRWATLDTLRIEAVDDLFGLTVRDWTTHDLESAKHTPDLVPGDTTHVTLDIAQTGVGTAACGPALPTRDKLTTTPSHLTLRFTN
- a CDS encoding pyridoxal phosphate-dependent aminotransferase, whose protein sequence is MPTFPRHQIMSLTAEHVQHDLGESYGPDLRLADLLTPELADLELGYGTADGDARLRTAIADRHGVRPDQVVVTVGGMHGIFLLSYLLADAGGQVVTTAPLFPMTRTTYESLGADVQVIPLTFDDAYQLTADAVRAKLTPDTKLVSLATPQNPSGTAIPRTVLQEVVAAMTEICPDAYLLVDETYRSATYGDDPVADTAVSLGLKVISVASLSKCHGAAGLRIGWVVSTDDKLVEQLVTAKFNTVVSASPVCEALAVRLFEQEDTILAHRRSWLEENLQITADWVRNNQSVEWVRPDAGALCVIRLKPDVDLARFRRTTAELGVRLADGDWFGDEPRVFRLGFGFPAPTELKAALDALTQAVHAAY
- a CDS encoding DUF4190 domain-containing protein, which produces MNTSPIQPARPSLPSAESWLEGVPEPKRKPDGYAVAALATSLPGLVPLAVVLGLLALRRIKRTGSQGKRLAQAALLLSLCWVIAIGVAVTMNLIGEQRAGIGRTVPISKVEVGRCFDADLDASSLQLVRIADCAGAHSGEAYAKVPAALAGLPTAQTAAVATQQCAGAFVDFVGKPYERSELDMYYVVLENRAVADGNVLCLVGMPGTRLTGTMRGSQR
- a CDS encoding DNA polymerase III subunit delta', with amino-acid sequence MSVWDDLVGQEPAVAVLRKAVGGAAAVLRGESGPAVAGMTHAWLITGPPGSGRSNAGRAFAAALQCPNEGCGECNECRTALTGAHPDISLIRTELLSIRVSEVRELVRRAAMSPTQGRWQVMVVEDADRLTEQAADALLKSIEEPAPRTVWVLCAPTVEDVVPTIRSRCRLLVLRTPPVAAVAEMLGRKLEVDQELAWFAARAAQGHIGRARALARDEAVRERRSNVLEVPFTLRDLGACLKAAQQLLEAAKVEAKASAEKVDEKERSALEQALGVGTKGAKPREANAALKELEDQQKARAKRWERDVLDRSLVDLMALYRDVLVVQTRSGSELINAELGQQIEQLGACTTPEQTIRRIDAIATCREAIEANVAPLIALEAMTVGLFEGSSDGFSIPRRPAR